The nucleotide window CCAACCGTCGTTCGCCCACTTCCATGCTCCAGTTCCCGCCGATGACATTATTGTGTTGAACGAACTGCGATCATTGAAAGCAATCGTCAGTAATCAACAGTGTCAGATCACTAGGCTGAGTAATGATCTCCAATTGACCCAAAGACTGAACTTTCAACTGCAGGATAAAGTTTCGAAATTGCAGACTCATATCTCGTATATAGAAAACGATATGATCAATCACATCGGTGAATCAAGGATCCCTGCACCATCTACATCAGGAATGAACACCACGAACATCACCACTCCCGATTACGCAGAATTAACTCCCTATTTAACTGCATCGGTTGAGGATAATACAACAAGATTAATTCAAATGACGAAACCTAGATAAGTGAGAAACTATATAATAATACtagtttattttttaatgaatTTTAGTTTGAAATTGTAGTCAGCGGTCCTCTCAGGATCGTGATAAACAACACTCTGCGAAGAGTGTTGTGGGTACTCATACGCACCCCATTGGAATGCTCCAGAATATCCAATATAACCGTCTTCGTACTCAAACTGCGCAGCTTGTTGCAAACTCTTTTGACAAGATAATTGTTGATCCGCTTGGAACCCACAGTAACCTGCATTTGACCTCAATAAATACCCACCATACTCACTTTCTATTAAAGAAAACTGAGCTGCTGTTTTGCCAATCATCCAATGTCCATTACGAATTAATTCTCCCGGCATCCCCCCCATCCTAATAATACCACGGAATTTTGGTGCTCTATTATTTGGCGGCATATATCCTTTGGGCAAAAACTTAATTCCAGTCTCTGGGCATCTCGATCTACCATGGTAGAGAGAATCCAATTTCACAAATTCTTCTCCCAATAATGACCCTTTAAGAATATGGTAATACCATATTTCATTAATTGCATTAAATCCATCGCATGCAAAAAAGACGCGCTTTCCGTCAAATCCATCTGATAAAGCcctttcaatttcatctctGGTATATGTATCTGTCGTTGTTGGAACAATTCCACGTTCTTTCAACACTGCGCTAGTGTTTACACTTTTGTAGAGATTGTACGCGATCCTGAAGTAATCGTACACAGATTGCTTCTTTAGATCCTGTTCACTCTTTGGATTCCAGCGTTTATAACATTCAGGTTTTATGGTCTTAATACAAGTTCCATGCTTATTATACTCATGGATCCATAATGACTCATCATCACCTGTGTTGCTTTTCCATAGTCTCTTCAATTTCGCCAAAAGATCTTTACCGCTTATTTCTAAACTGCTGTGATCATCGTTGAATTGCTTTGAGTTCAGTAAATAATAAACGTCATCAATGGCAGCTGAATTATCACAGAATTGTTGGTATCCACCATCACAATTGTCTGGCCACAACCCATGAATAGTAAAATCGTTTAGGGGGCCGAGACGTCTTTCCAGTTCATCCTTATCTGAAATTGGATGAGATACTTTGTAATCCCAGAACTGTGTCTGAAGGAATACCCCTCCTGGATACTCAAAGCAACATGTATCAGGGATAACTGTTTCATTTCTGCAACTTAAGGGTAAATCCATCGGGCAGTTTGGTGATAAAGGATAATTTCGGGCAAAATAGTCAGCCATAAACGCAAACGGAGCAGCAATATTATTGATGatcattttgaaaggtAAGCAATTATTTGATGTTCAATTGAGCTTGCTTTGGAGTTTATTTGTGTATTGCAGAGTTGTTCCTTTATTAAACATTTTGTTTGTCTGTCGCCTTTCGCTCAAAACTACTGCCACTCTATCACTCCGGAATTCTCAGACAAATGTAAACAAGGGGACTACCTTTCATGAATACGTTTCCTCGGTAGATCCCAGGTCAAGATGATGATTTAATGTTCCCGAATCAATGTTGTCGTACGCCAAGAGCGCTTGTGATGACTTAAGGAAATTGAGGACGCTCTGCACAGCCTACGGACGGACCTCAAGTGAAAAGAGAAGTTATTGCTAGATAACTATTCATATGCTAAAAATAATCATGGAgtttgcttcttcttcaattttctttttgcgTAATCAAGAACCTGTGAATTACCTTCCTTTGaaacaaagaattttttctttttatcatcTTTCCATATTAATACACCAATATCTTGAGCGTATGAACTCAGCAGATGGTATTCTTGATGgctttcaaaatctgaaTATAATGATCCATCATAACTAATGATACGATCAAGCTCCAGTTGCCACAGTTTTATTTGATCCACGACTGTAGGAGGTAGGATTAATAGCGGATCTTTGCAATTTGCATCCAGCTCCAGtttcttttccaatctTTCTTCCGCAAGCCTCCTCATTTGAGGATGAGCATGAGTTTCCAGATAAGCAATAATCTGATCAGCCGTGATACCGTTTGTCAAAGCTCTCCTGATAGACTCTCTTGTCAGTTGACCCGTAaccatatttgaaaatcttgatttcaaatgaacAAATAAACTCAAGATTGCTATTTGCAGTGGCGAGTTTGAGTAGGAGTAAAGTTTGAAGTTCGTCTCCACGATCAATGCACCATCGTGAATAACTTGGGTTTTTAGACCAATTTGATCGCCACTGCTGTCCTCATCAGTGATGGCTGCCGAGGTTCCATTAACACTATCCTCTTTGTTTTGCTTAAGAACACTATCCATCGCACCGGATGCGCTTCTTATAGCCTTCGAATCAGATGTTAACATGGTAGCTAGCCTCGTAGGATAAAAAACATTTgcatttgaatttttttgaaacacTAAACCATAATCTCGCATATCTTTCAGCATTATCTTTTGAGTTCCGCTCAAGCCATCTATGCTATAGGATTTACCAAATTCCAGGGCACCCaacatgaaaatgaaattgagtACTTCAACTGGGTCCATCTGTATAGTTTCTGTCATTTTTAAGTATTGAAGCAATAAGGCCCAAATTTGAGAGTTCACATCCTGtaataaaaattgaaatccCTCGTTGGTGATCTTAACACCTCTATTACTGTTGGATTCTTCCATCAATCTACTGTGCTTTAACAGATTTAAAACGTTTTCAGAAGGTATGTTACTAAGTGAAGTACCAACCATAAAATGCAGAATTGTTTCCCATTTATCTGCAGAGTATGTATCCAGTATTTCTGTGGTGACAATATCATTGGCCTGCTCAATAACAATACCAAAGGAGTTATTAACCTTGCCTCCCGTTAACGCATTCTTAAagctttctttgaaagttttatTGAGGTTAATCATCATCGGACCATTGCCCCTTACAGGAATCAATAAATGCAGGGATTTCATAGATTTGATAGCTTCTTGAAACTGCGTCTTACCTCCGGATTTCACCCATCTATCGAGGTCTCGCAACGATATTTCGCTCTCATTGAAGACCATAGACATAATGAAGAATTTCGCCAATTGCGGCAGAAGTCTGTATATGGCCAAGCATGTTGCTGGTGACTCGTAAAGCCTGCTCTGTATCACTTGCGGGAGCTCTTCCAAGTATTGGTTCACcgaacttttcaataaacTGTCGTTGCTCATATTCGAAGCAAATGTGACCTGTAAAAATGAATGTAAAGCGAGTGTTAGTACTTGGATAGAGTGTGGGACTACTAATAGCACCGCGGCTTTCGCTGGAGTATCAATACAGTTTGCAACCCGAACAATGAAAGCTCTTAAGGATCTTGATCGATGCCTTTAAATTTCAAATCGTTCGCTACGTGGTAtaatagaaaattttcatttataCTCGTTCCGATGAGCTGCTGAAGATCAGTAATACTGGGGCTCATTGTTATACTTAAACAGTTTCCTTCGAataaattcttttgatagcTGGATTTTGTTTCAGACAGAGTGCCAGTAGAATTATGGTTGCTAAGAAGGTGAACAAACACACCCattacaaaaaagatgaCACTTTTGAGGATCTACTCAAGCCTGTTTACAAGGGCAAGAAGTTGACCGATGAGGTCAATACTACAGAGGATAAATGGAACCTTTTGCCTGCTTTTTTGAAGGTCAAGGGTTTGGTGAAACAGCATTTGGACTCCTTTAACTATTTTGTGGACGTTGACCTTAAAAAGATCATTCGTGCTAATCAATTAATCTTAAGTGATGTTGATCCTGAGTTCTACTTAAAATACGTTGACATCAGGGTTGGCCAAAAATCCAATTCCTCTGTCAGATACAACATGACCCCTCCTCAAGAATGTAGACTAAGGGACATGTCATATTCTGCTCCCATATATGTGGATATCGAGTATACGAGAGGTAGAAACATTATTATGCATAAGGATGTTGAAATTGGTAGAATGCCCATCATGTTGAGGTCCAACAAGTGCATTTTATATGGAGCTGATGAAAGCTTAATGGCAAAGCTCAATGAATGTCCCTTGGATCCAGGCGGATATTTTATTGTCAATGGTACGGAAAAAGTTATATTAGTTCAAGAGCAACTGTCAAAAAATCGTATAATTGTAGAAGCAGacgaaaagaaaggaattGTTCAGGCTTCAGTAACTTCTTCCACTCATGAAAGAAAATCCAAGACATATGTAGTTacgaaaaatgaaaagatttatTTGAAACACAATTCTATTGCTGAGGAGATCCCAATTGTGGTAGTTTTGAAGGCATGTGGTATTGTATCAGATTTAGAGGTGATGCAATTGGTATGTGGTAATGATAGCAGTTATCAGGATATATTTGCGATCAACTTGGAAGAAGCTTCAAAACTGGGACTCTACACACAACAACAAGCATTGGAATATATAGGTTCTAAAGTTAAAACAGTTAGAAGGCAAAAGTTGACAACACTACAAGAAGGTATAGAAGCCATCGCAACAACCGTTATCGCGCATTTGACTGTGGAGGCACTGGATTTCAGAGAAAAAGCACTGTATATAGCAATGATGACAAGAAGGGTCGTTATGGCTACTCATAATCCAAAAATGGTTGATGATAGAGATTACGTCGGTAATAAACGTTTGGAACTAGCTGGTCAATTACTTTCCTTGTTATTTGAGGATTTGTTTAAGAAATTCAACAATGATTTTAAAGCTAGCATAGACAAGGTCTTGAAAAAACCTAACCGAGC belongs to Zygotorulaspora mrakii chromosome 1, complete sequence and includes:
- the RNY1 gene encoding ribonuclease T2 (similar to Saccharomyces cerevisiae RNY1 (YPL123C); ancestral locus Anc_8.621), producing the protein MIINNIAAPFAFMADYFARNYPLSPNCPMDLPLSCRNETVIPDTCCFEYPGGVFLQTQFWDYKVSHPISDKDELERRLGPLNDFTIHGLWPDNCDGGYQQFCDNSAAIDDVYYLLNSKQFNDDHSSLEISGKDLLAKLKRLWKSNTGDDESLWIHEYNKHGTCIKTIKPECYKRWNPKSEQDLKKQSVYDYFRIAYNLYKSVNTSAVLKERGIVPTTTDTYTRDEIERALSDGFDGKRVFFACDGFNAINEIWYYHILKGSLLGEEFVKLDSLYHGRSRCPETGIKFLPKGYMPPNNRAPKFRGIIRMGGMPGELIRNGHWMIGKTAAQFSLIESEYGGYLLRSNAGYCGFQADQQLSCQKSLQQAAQFEYEDGYIGYSGAFQWGAYEYPQHSSQSVVYHDPERTADYNFKLKFIKK
- a CDS encoding uncharacterized protein (similar to Saccharomyces cerevisiae SPC29 (YPL124W); ancestral locus Anc_8.622) is translated as MTEGLTKEFFDKTETDDTLQNIRKQYLASKQNLRELMLKQSTNNGSQNASPVRIKPSLLHPTQAPSVQKQHKLQQQQQQQQQHQHQHQPSFAHFHAPVPADDIIVLNELRSLKAIVSNQQCQITRLSNDLQLTQRLNFQLQDKVSKLQTHISYIENDMINHIGESRIPAPSTSGMNTTNITTPDYAELTPYLTASVEDNTTRLIQMTKPR
- the TFB2 gene encoding TFIIH/NER complex subunit TFB2 (similar to Saccharomyces cerevisiae TFB2 (YPL122C); ancestral locus Anc_8.620) is translated as MSNDSLLKSSVNQYLEELPQVIQSRLYESPATCLAIYRLLPQLAKFFIMSMVFNESEISLRDLDRWVKSGGKTQFQEAIKSMKSLHLLIPVRGNGPMMINLNKTFKESFKNALTGGKVNNSFGIVIEQANDIVTTEILDTYSADKWETILHFMVGTSLSNIPSENVLNLLKHSRLMEESNSNRGVKITNEGFQFLLQDVNSQIWALLLQYLKMTETIQMDPVEVLNFIFMLGALEFGKSYSIDGLSGTQKIMLKDMRDYGLVFQKNSNANVFYPTRLATMLTSDSKAIRSASGAMDSVLKQNKEDSVNGTSAAITDEDSSGDQIGLKTQVIHDGALIVETNFKLYSYSNSPLQIAILSLFVHLKSRFSNMVTGQLTRESIRRALTNGITADQIIAYLETHAHPQMRRLAEERLEKKLELDANCKDPLLILPPTVVDQIKLWQLELDRIISYDGSLYSDFESHQEYHLLSSYAQDIGVLIWKDDKKKKFFVSKEGNSQVLDYAKRKLKKKQTP